A genomic segment from Lignipirellula cremea encodes:
- a CDS encoding sulfite exporter TauE/SafE family protein, with product MPIARESGSLRQLWPFGVWLLAFYTVWLSIVIWRDGWSDLQAHWPIALAMALGSYVAGSTPMGGGTVGFPVLVLLFDLPGSLGRNFGLAVQSIGMVSASIYIFAARRPLDWGLLRPALLGALIGTPLGAAFVAPFLPDLWVKLLFAVVWCSFGVMHLIKLRELVAAEGVSPRRRSWDQPIGWTIGLTGGVVASIAGVGIDMMVYAVLVLLYRADLRISIPTSVVLMAFTSVVGIGSNLLLAQVNPGLYYVDPEVFSNWLAAAPIVALGAPFGALVVNLISRTPTLLAVSLLCIGQFVWTVIQAGVTGFALAGAIAGVVAVNGLFYLLYQAGRDPSPTAAAVPATGDIPLELAGEEAAG from the coding sequence ATGCCCATAGCACGGGAGTCTGGCTCGCTGCGCCAATTGTGGCCCTTTGGTGTGTGGCTGCTGGCGTTTTATACGGTCTGGCTGTCGATCGTGATCTGGCGGGATGGGTGGAGCGACCTGCAGGCCCACTGGCCGATTGCGCTCGCGATGGCGCTGGGTTCTTACGTGGCGGGCTCCACGCCAATGGGCGGCGGCACGGTCGGTTTTCCGGTGCTGGTGCTGCTGTTTGATCTGCCGGGATCGCTGGGCCGGAACTTTGGGCTGGCGGTGCAGTCGATCGGCATGGTTTCGGCCAGCATCTATATTTTTGCGGCCCGGCGGCCGCTGGACTGGGGCTTGCTGCGGCCGGCCCTGCTGGGCGCGCTGATCGGCACGCCTTTGGGGGCGGCGTTTGTGGCGCCGTTTCTGCCTGACTTGTGGGTGAAGCTCCTGTTTGCCGTCGTCTGGTGCAGTTTTGGTGTGATGCATCTGATCAAGCTGCGGGAGCTGGTGGCGGCCGAAGGCGTCAGTCCTCGCCGGCGGAGCTGGGACCAGCCAATCGGCTGGACGATCGGCCTGACCGGCGGCGTGGTCGCTTCGATCGCCGGCGTGGGGATCGATATGATGGTGTACGCCGTGCTGGTGCTGCTCTATCGGGCCGACTTGCGGATCTCCATTCCGACCTCGGTCGTGCTGATGGCGTTTACGTCGGTCGTGGGGATCGGCTCGAACCTGTTGCTGGCGCAGGTGAACCCGGGTTTGTATTACGTCGATCCCGAAGTGTTCTCGAACTGGCTGGCGGCCGCTCCGATTGTGGCGCTGGGGGCTCCGTTTGGCGCCCTGGTGGTGAACCTGATCTCCCGCACGCCGACGCTGCTGGCGGTGTCGCTGCTCTGCATTGGCCAGTTTGTCTGGACGGTGATCCAGGCCGGCGTCACGGGCTTCGCCCTGGCCGGAGCGATCGCCGGCGTGGTGGCAGTGAACGGGCTGTTCTATCTGCTCTACCAGGCCGGACGCGACCCGTCGCCCACTGCGGCCGCGGTTCCTGCGACAGGCGACATCCCGCTGGAACTGGCGGGCGAAGAGGCTGCTGGTTAG
- a CDS encoding glycoside hydrolase family protein, with protein sequence MPSFQLSRRAWLQSAAATTAGALLVSSRALAEEKTAVVDIGTRRELFVDDLLIGQLQGVVQKLHEPQRLRTPSSRPSGHYATVLKDGDKYRMYYRGDKVPGLHWRDDGWGEYHANEITKYAESKDGFHWTQPDLGLYDIKGVPAGNTVLSDAFLVTHNFSPFIDDNPAAPADQRYKALGGGRYPEANWGVWKMPNERAELRKKYGPGGLYAWGSPDGLHWKKLREAAVIPEDAGNFDSQNVAFWSAAEGQYVSYFRWSGNGQRSIRRATSPDFLHWSDPVDMRANEPGEHLYTSGTHPYFRAPHIYIALPTRFQTRRNAITDVAFMTTRPGSDHYDRTFKEAFIRPGLGPGGWGNRSNYIAWHVVPTSDTEMSMYMYGGAQYVLRYDGFISIHAGFEQGEFLTKPLKFDGDKLEVNYSTSAAGGIHVEIQDLQGQPIPGFALADSDLLYGDAISHHVAWQGKTDVRRLAGRPVRLRFVMNEADLYSLRFQ encoded by the coding sequence ATGCCGTCCTTTCAACTATCGCGTCGCGCGTGGCTGCAGTCGGCTGCGGCGACGACGGCCGGAGCCTTGCTGGTTTCTTCCCGGGCGCTGGCGGAAGAGAAAACAGCCGTGGTCGATATCGGCACTCGTCGCGAGCTGTTCGTCGATGATCTGTTGATCGGCCAGCTGCAGGGCGTCGTGCAGAAACTTCATGAACCGCAGCGACTGCGGACGCCGTCCTCGCGGCCCAGCGGTCATTACGCCACCGTGCTGAAAGACGGCGACAAGTACCGCATGTACTATCGGGGCGACAAGGTCCCCGGCCTGCACTGGCGCGACGACGGCTGGGGCGAGTATCACGCCAATGAAATCACAAAGTACGCCGAAAGCAAAGACGGCTTCCACTGGACCCAGCCCGACCTGGGACTGTACGACATTAAAGGCGTTCCCGCTGGCAATACGGTGCTGTCGGATGCGTTCCTGGTAACGCATAACTTCTCGCCGTTTATCGACGACAACCCCGCTGCGCCGGCCGACCAGCGTTACAAAGCGCTCGGCGGCGGACGTTATCCCGAAGCCAACTGGGGCGTCTGGAAAATGCCCAACGAGCGGGCCGAACTGCGCAAAAAGTACGGCCCCGGCGGACTGTACGCCTGGGGATCGCCCGATGGGCTGCACTGGAAGAAGCTGCGGGAAGCGGCCGTCATTCCGGAAGACGCCGGTAACTTCGATTCGCAGAATGTGGCCTTCTGGTCCGCCGCCGAAGGGCAGTACGTCAGCTACTTCCGCTGGTCAGGGAACGGGCAGCGGTCTATCCGCCGGGCGACCAGCCCCGACTTTCTGCACTGGAGCGACCCGGTCGACATGCGGGCGAACGAACCAGGCGAGCACCTGTATACCAGCGGCACGCATCCTTACTTCAGGGCGCCCCACATTTATATTGCGCTGCCCACCCGATTCCAGACGCGCCGCAATGCGATTACCGATGTCGCTTTCATGACGACCCGTCCCGGCAGCGACCACTATGACCGCACCTTCAAAGAGGCGTTCATTCGTCCTGGTCTGGGCCCCGGTGGCTGGGGGAACCGGTCGAACTATATCGCCTGGCATGTCGTGCCGACCAGCGATACGGAAATGTCAATGTACATGTACGGCGGCGCCCAGTATGTGCTGCGGTACGATGGTTTCATTTCGATCCATGCGGGCTTTGAGCAGGGCGAGTTTCTCACCAAACCGCTCAAGTTCGACGGCGACAAGTTAGAGGTGAATTACTCGACCAGTGCGGCCGGCGGGATTCATGTCGAAATCCAGGACCTGCAGGGACAGCCGATACCGGGCTTCGCCCTGGCTGACAGCGACCTGCTGTACGGCGATGCGATCAGCCACCACGTCGCCTGGCAAGGGAAGACCGATGTCCGCCGCCTTGCCGGCCGGCCCGTCCGCCTGCGGTTTGTGATGAACGAAGCCGATTTGTATTCGTTGCGTTTCCAGTAA
- a CDS encoding alpha/beta hydrolase, which translates to MFEPASHHHLLRQSPRFRMTLTLGLITLTLLFLAALPALAGEAEVVTLWPGEPPGPAALVDGKEVDRQQPDDRLVGGHTVMKLANIAAPTMHVYLPPADKANGAACLVCPGGGFSILAWDLEGVEAAEWLNSLGVAAIILKYRVPTRAHGAPGNWQGPVNDAQRALSLIRSRAQEWRIDPQRIGVLGFSAGGQTAALTAVKAGKRLYPAVDAADEFPCGVDFALLVYTGGVVDADGNLQDAYAVDKATPPMFFVHAADDRVTCLASVALFTALKKAGVPAELHIYRSGGHGYGLRPTDEAVTHWPLRAAAWLKESGFLKH; encoded by the coding sequence ATGTTTGAGCCTGCCAGTCACCACCATCTGCTGCGACAGTCGCCGCGGTTCCGAATGACGCTGACACTCGGTTTAATTACCCTGACGCTTCTTTTCCTGGCAGCCCTGCCGGCGCTGGCCGGGGAGGCCGAAGTGGTGACGTTGTGGCCGGGCGAACCGCCGGGGCCGGCGGCTTTGGTCGACGGGAAGGAAGTCGATCGCCAGCAGCCGGATGATCGTCTGGTCGGCGGTCATACGGTGATGAAGCTGGCAAATATCGCCGCGCCGACGATGCACGTTTATCTGCCGCCTGCGGACAAGGCCAACGGAGCGGCCTGCCTGGTCTGTCCCGGCGGCGGCTTCAGCATTCTGGCCTGGGATCTCGAAGGGGTCGAGGCGGCCGAATGGCTGAACTCGCTCGGCGTGGCGGCCATCATTCTCAAGTATCGTGTCCCTACCCGGGCGCACGGCGCACCCGGCAACTGGCAAGGTCCCGTGAACGACGCGCAGCGGGCCCTCAGTCTGATCCGCAGCCGCGCCCAAGAATGGCGGATTGATCCCCAGCGGATCGGCGTGCTGGGCTTCTCGGCCGGCGGACAAACGGCCGCCCTGACCGCGGTCAAAGCGGGTAAGCGCCTGTACCCGGCAGTCGACGCCGCCGATGAGTTCCCGTGCGGGGTCGACTTCGCCCTGTTGGTTTACACCGGCGGGGTTGTGGATGCGGACGGCAACCTGCAGGACGCGTATGCGGTTGATAAAGCAACGCCGCCCATGTTCTTTGTGCATGCGGCCGACGACCGGGTGACGTGCCTCGCGAGCGTGGCGCTGTTTACCGCCCTGAAGAAGGCGGGCGTGCCGGCCGAGCTGCACATTTACCGCTCGGGCGGGCATGGCTACGGCCTGCGTCCCACCGACGAGGCCGTCACGCACTGGCCGCTCCGCGCCGCCGCGTGGCTGAAAGAATCCGGGTTTCTTAAGCACTGA
- a CDS encoding DUF1552 domain-containing protein: protein MQKSWHLSRRTFLQATGVALGLPLLEGMTPVGRLAKAAEQAAAPKRLACFYVPNGVNNSAWIPPTAGPGYELASAHEPLRDLRDEFSILSGIGHVDIESGHAGGDTFLTGAVLNATPGYDYKNTISLDQLVAEHFTPFTRFPSMELSRYGGTGSARATHTMSYSREGVALAAESSPQRVFERLFAQGDADSRKAMKQYYADERSILDAVLGDAKALNRRLGKTDQRKLDEYLTAVRSVEQQVTRSEAWLSIPKPQVDASAINLELRGDSTDDLRDYLRTMFDLIFLAYQTDTTRVSTFQIHREVTSQVFSSFLGFNDRYHGLSHHGGDPDALDKLAKIDRFHIEQLAYFLTRLKSAKEGEGNLLDRTLVVYGSGMNNGDTGGHYSTNIPVLFAGGRGLGVRQGQHLAYRNSGEARFQEQPAAPPLANLYATILQHLEVPVDTFSSSTGLIAELSR, encoded by the coding sequence ATGCAGAAGTCCTGGCATCTTTCAAGGCGTACGTTTCTCCAGGCAACCGGCGTGGCCCTGGGACTGCCGTTGCTGGAAGGGATGACGCCCGTCGGCCGGCTGGCAAAGGCCGCGGAGCAGGCCGCCGCGCCCAAGCGTCTGGCCTGTTTTTATGTTCCCAACGGGGTCAACAACTCGGCCTGGATTCCGCCGACCGCCGGCCCTGGTTATGAACTGGCCTCGGCCCATGAACCGCTCCGCGACCTGCGCGACGAGTTCTCGATTCTGTCCGGCATCGGCCATGTCGACATCGAATCGGGCCATGCCGGGGGCGATACGTTCCTGACCGGGGCCGTGCTGAACGCGACGCCCGGCTACGACTACAAGAACACCATCTCCCTGGATCAGCTAGTCGCCGAACACTTCACGCCGTTCACCCGGTTCCCGTCGATGGAGCTCTCAAGGTACGGCGGGACCGGTTCGGCCCGAGCCACGCACACCATGAGCTACAGCCGAGAAGGGGTGGCGCTGGCCGCCGAAAGCAGCCCCCAGCGGGTGTTCGAACGGCTGTTCGCCCAGGGAGACGCCGACTCCCGCAAGGCGATGAAGCAGTACTACGCCGACGAGCGAAGCATCCTCGACGCCGTGCTGGGGGACGCCAAAGCCCTCAACCGCCGGCTGGGGAAAACCGACCAGCGAAAGCTCGACGAGTACCTGACCGCCGTCCGTTCGGTCGAACAGCAGGTCACCCGCTCGGAAGCCTGGCTGAGCATTCCCAAGCCCCAGGTCGACGCCTCCGCGATTAACCTGGAACTGCGGGGCGATTCGACCGACGACCTGCGCGATTATCTGCGCACCATGTTCGACCTGATCTTCCTGGCGTACCAGACCGACACCACCCGGGTCAGCACGTTCCAGATTCACCGCGAAGTCACCAGCCAGGTGTTCAGCTCCTTTCTGGGCTTTAACGACCGCTATCACGGCCTGTCGCACCATGGCGGCGATCCCGACGCCCTCGACAAACTGGCGAAGATCGACCGCTTCCACATTGAACAGCTGGCGTATTTTCTCACCCGACTCAAGTCGGCCAAAGAAGGCGAAGGCAACCTGCTCGACCGCACCCTGGTCGTCTACGGCAGCGGCATGAACAACGGCGATACAGGCGGCCATTACTCCACCAACATTCCCGTCCTGTTCGCCGGCGGCCGCGGACTAGGCGTACGGCAAGGGCAGCACCTGGCGTATCGCAACTCAGGCGAAGCCCGCTTCCAGGAACAACCGGCCGCACCGCCCCTGGCCAATCTGTACGCCACGATCCTGCAGCACCTGGAAGTGCCGGTCGACACGTTCAGCAGCAGCACCGGCCTGATCGCCGAACTCAGCCGTTAA
- a CDS encoding DUF1592 domain-containing protein has product MRFGHIPRLTFATASAVASPAFLLVSLALYMTVVCPAFATAREVPDADVATFEHTIRPLLQKHCVSCHGADKQEADFRLDQLGADMLQEKTAEVWHELVNRVNGGEMPPKEKPALVAAELNALTEWVFAELKRVTNATQGSGGRTVIRRLNRQEYNNTIRDLVGIPFDAGEEFPADPAAYGFDNIGSALSISPLHMEKYLRAARKVIDRAIVTGEQPKRERWRIQAERRSKESRGYYFENDEKYGNTGVLPPGADRGRLIAWALGGGADFFPDQSFQHLHPVEKTRFRTHVLQGNKFTYLHAGEYILRVRAYGHYPDRPLSETSVFGPPRLNVTSNGERIFACDVAATADAPVVYEKRFYTEAVHTNLYIRNRYDLCLNLINQSLPEPMSSREPKYPLPYLAVDWYEIDGPVYDQWPPSSHTRILFPSDNQKNEVAYAREVLQAFASRAFRRPATPDEVDRLVTAFEQTRPHKASFEEAIKTPLTAVLCSPGFLFLAEDLPAEEDAAPRPLNGYEMASRLSYYLWSAPPDDELLQLAADDRLRDQGVLEAQVRRMLLDPKSQALVDNFAGQWLGLRKLGEVPPDEKLFPRYGEHLEESMAGEATSFFAEILHHDLSVMNFVASDFAMLNERLARFYEIEGVVGDHFRRVALQPEDHRGGLLTQAAMLSLTSNGTRTSPVKRGVWILENILGERPAPPPPDAGEIPPPKTPGVNQATVRERLAIHRSTPSCAACHAKIDPLGFALEHYDASGLFREQEASRTQLNPHVKDPLVDARGELPDGRSFNGVVELQQILLAEEEKLLDCLSEKMLVYALGRGLDYADRATVQELRESLQQNDYHLRGLITKIVQTQAFQTK; this is encoded by the coding sequence ATGAGGTTTGGCCACATCCCCCGATTAACCTTCGCAACCGCTTCAGCGGTCGCGTCCCCTGCCTTCCTGCTGGTCAGCCTGGCTCTGTACATGACGGTTGTCTGCCCGGCTTTCGCAACTGCGAGGGAAGTCCCCGACGCCGACGTGGCGACCTTTGAGCATACGATTCGTCCCTTGCTGCAGAAGCATTGCGTCAGCTGCCATGGGGCCGACAAGCAGGAGGCCGACTTCCGCCTGGATCAGCTGGGGGCCGATATGCTCCAGGAGAAAACGGCCGAAGTCTGGCATGAGCTGGTCAATCGCGTCAACGGCGGCGAAATGCCGCCGAAGGAGAAGCCGGCCCTCGTCGCTGCTGAATTGAACGCCCTCACCGAATGGGTCTTTGCCGAGCTGAAACGCGTGACCAACGCCACGCAGGGTTCCGGCGGACGGACCGTGATTCGCCGCCTCAACCGCCAGGAATACAACAACACGATCCGCGACCTGGTCGGCATCCCGTTTGATGCGGGCGAGGAGTTCCCCGCCGATCCGGCCGCCTATGGCTTTGACAACATCGGCAGCGCCCTGTCGATCTCGCCGTTACATATGGAGAAGTACCTGCGGGCCGCCCGCAAGGTGATCGACCGAGCGATTGTGACGGGCGAACAGCCCAAGCGGGAACGCTGGCGCATCCAGGCCGAACGCCGCAGCAAAGAAAGCCGCGGCTACTACTTTGAAAACGACGAAAAATACGGGAACACAGGCGTGCTGCCGCCCGGGGCCGATCGCGGTCGACTGATCGCCTGGGCGCTAGGCGGGGGAGCCGATTTCTTTCCTGACCAGAGTTTCCAGCATCTGCACCCGGTCGAGAAAACCCGCTTCCGCACCCATGTGCTGCAGGGGAACAAATTCACCTATCTGCATGCGGGCGAGTACATCCTCCGGGTGAGGGCGTACGGCCATTACCCGGACCGGCCGCTGTCGGAAACCTCGGTGTTTGGTCCGCCGCGGTTGAACGTCACTTCCAACGGCGAGCGGATCTTCGCTTGCGATGTGGCCGCCACGGCCGACGCGCCGGTCGTGTATGAGAAGCGGTTCTATACCGAGGCCGTCCATACCAATCTCTACATTCGCAACCGGTACGACCTGTGCCTGAACCTGATTAACCAGTCGCTCCCCGAGCCCATGAGTTCCCGCGAACCGAAGTACCCGCTGCCTTACCTCGCAGTGGACTGGTACGAGATCGACGGCCCCGTGTATGACCAGTGGCCGCCCAGTTCGCACACGCGGATTCTGTTTCCTTCGGACAACCAGAAGAACGAAGTCGCCTATGCCCGGGAAGTGCTCCAGGCGTTTGCCAGCCGCGCGTTCCGCCGCCCGGCCACGCCGGACGAAGTCGATCGCCTGGTGACCGCTTTTGAGCAAACGCGACCGCACAAAGCAAGTTTTGAAGAGGCCATCAAAACGCCGCTGACGGCGGTGCTCTGTTCGCCCGGCTTTCTCTTTCTGGCGGAAGACCTGCCGGCCGAAGAAGATGCGGCCCCGCGCCCCTTGAACGGGTATGAAATGGCCTCGCGATTGTCTTACTATTTGTGGAGCGCCCCGCCCGACGACGAGTTGCTGCAGCTGGCCGCCGACGATCGGTTGCGTGATCAGGGCGTGTTAGAAGCGCAAGTGCGCAGGATGCTGCTCGACCCCAAGTCCCAGGCCCTGGTCGATAACTTCGCCGGGCAATGGCTGGGTCTGCGGAAGCTGGGAGAAGTGCCGCCCGACGAAAAGCTGTTCCCGCGGTACGGCGAGCATCTGGAAGAATCGATGGCAGGCGAAGCGACGAGCTTCTTCGCCGAGATCCTGCACCATGACCTGTCGGTGATGAACTTTGTCGCCTCCGACTTTGCCATGCTCAACGAACGGCTGGCCCGCTTTTATGAGATCGAAGGGGTCGTCGGCGATCACTTCCGCCGCGTGGCGCTCCAGCCCGAGGATCATCGGGGCGGGCTGCTGACCCAGGCGGCCATGTTGTCGCTGACCTCTAACGGCACGCGCACTTCGCCCGTGAAACGCGGGGTGTGGATCCTGGAAAATATCCTGGGCGAACGTCCGGCCCCGCCGCCGCCGGACGCGGGAGAGATCCCGCCGCCGAAAACGCCTGGCGTCAACCAGGCGACGGTGCGCGAACGGCTGGCCATCCATCGGTCGACGCCGTCTTGTGCGGCCTGCCACGCCAAGATCGACCCGCTGGGTTTCGCGCTGGAGCATTACGACGCCAGCGGGCTGTTTCGAGAGCAGGAAGCGTCGCGCACGCAGTTGAACCCGCACGTCAAGGATCCGCTCGTCGACGCCCGGGGAGAACTGCCAGACGGTCGTTCTTTCAATGGCGTGGTCGAACTGCAGCAGATTCTGCTGGCCGAAGAGGAGAAGCTCCTCGACTGCCTGTCCGAGAAAATGCTCGTTTACGCCCTGGGCCGCGGCCTGGATTACGCCGACCGCGCGACCGTACAGGAGCTGCGCGAATCGCTGCAGCAGAACGATTACCACCTGCGCGGTCTGATCACAAAGATCGTGCAAACGCAGGCCTTTCAAACCAAGTAG
- a CDS encoding carbon-nitrogen hydrolase family protein, with amino-acid sequence MRIFSNFKGIACALAALVCLASGKPVGSAEPQRSPARNPLVRVATISLEGVTAEPGRARLEAAISRLDQAAAFGPDIVCLPECFTRGEPEAVPGATIQRLSVWAKKHGCYLLCPLLVRDGERTFNSAVLLDRQGEIVGRYDKIRPTEGELEKAICPGVLDPPVFPTDFGLIGVQICFDVNWHAQWRRLREKGACIIFFPSAYPAARQLRSHAWRNQCFVVSATLSRAASIYDITGETLCSTGKFQAWTGAVLPVGKTLFEIDFHISKFRQIMQKYGDRVQVEWFHDDDLATLASLDPDLTVEDLIKEFALTPHPAYIERAEETQDDLRPAKENSPQQEPKS; translated from the coding sequence ATGAGAATATTCTCGAACTTCAAGGGAATCGCTTGCGCCCTGGCGGCGCTGGTCTGCCTGGCAAGCGGGAAACCTGTCGGTTCCGCCGAGCCGCAGCGGTCGCCTGCCCGGAATCCGCTGGTGCGGGTGGCGACGATCTCTCTGGAAGGGGTCACGGCGGAGCCTGGCCGGGCTCGACTGGAAGCGGCCATCTCCCGGCTGGACCAGGCGGCCGCCTTTGGGCCCGATATTGTCTGCCTGCCGGAGTGCTTTACCCGGGGCGAACCGGAAGCGGTCCCCGGCGCCACAATCCAGCGGCTGAGCGTCTGGGCGAAAAAGCACGGCTGTTATCTGCTGTGCCCGCTGCTCGTCCGCGATGGCGAACGCACGTTCAACTCGGCCGTGTTGCTGGACCGCCAGGGAGAGATCGTCGGCCGGTACGACAAGATCCGTCCGACCGAAGGGGAGCTGGAAAAGGCCATCTGCCCCGGCGTGCTGGACCCGCCGGTGTTTCCCACCGACTTTGGTTTGATCGGCGTGCAGATCTGTTTCGACGTCAACTGGCATGCCCAGTGGCGGCGGTTGCGGGAGAAAGGAGCCTGCATCATCTTCTTCCCCTCGGCTTACCCGGCGGCCCGGCAGCTGCGCAGCCATGCCTGGCGGAACCAGTGTTTTGTCGTCAGCGCCACTCTGAGCCGGGCGGCCAGCATTTATGACATCACGGGGGAAACGCTCTGTTCCACCGGCAAGTTCCAGGCCTGGACCGGCGCCGTGCTGCCGGTCGGGAAGACGCTGTTTGAGATCGACTTTCATATATCCAAATTCCGCCAGATCATGCAGAAGTACGGCGACCGGGTGCAGGTAGAATGGTTTCACGACGACGACCTGGCCACGCTGGCTTCGCTCGACCCGGATCTGACGGTCGAAGATTTGATCAAAGAGTTTGCCTTGACGCCGCATCCGGCTTACATCGAACGCGCGGAAGAAACGCAGGACGACCTTCGCCCGGCGAAGGAAAACAGCCCGCAGCAGGAACCCAAGTCATGA
- a CDS encoding XylR family transcriptional regulator encodes MPDRPKHVALLIETSREYGRGLLRGVTRFHHENASWSIYFKPQGLGEPPPEWLRSWRGDGILARIDDRRMAERVLSTGLPVVDLRGALADLGVPSIGVDNRSVAKIAFEHLLDRGLRHFAFCGVPPGKNRFDDQRSEFFRQEVEATGRPCHLFDRWRHWANWERGQQQIADWLRELPKPVGVMTCHDDRGQQVLDACRRLGARSPDDVAVIGVDNDSFLCNLALPPLTSIDVDAERNGFEASSLLDRMMTGEAAPETPLYFPARRIVTRQSTDTIAVDDPDVAAVARFIRDHACRGVGITEALAQSSLSRSTLTRRFKALLHRTPIAQLTHVRLEHARQLLLETQLPMTAIAARCGFNEAKYFIEVFHRQVGVTPGSFRRDPLGQAGGAEEKRDAPQ; translated from the coding sequence ATGCCGGACCGCCCCAAGCATGTCGCCCTGCTGATTGAAACCTCCCGGGAGTATGGCCGCGGGCTGCTCCGCGGCGTCACGCGTTTCCACCATGAGAACGCCAGCTGGTCGATCTATTTCAAGCCGCAAGGACTGGGCGAACCGCCGCCGGAATGGCTGCGGAGCTGGCGGGGCGACGGGATCCTGGCCCGGATCGACGATCGTCGCATGGCCGAGCGGGTGCTGTCGACCGGCTTGCCGGTGGTGGATCTGCGCGGCGCCCTGGCCGACCTGGGCGTCCCTTCGATCGGCGTCGACAATCGCAGCGTGGCGAAGATCGCGTTTGAGCATCTGTTGGACCGGGGACTGCGGCATTTTGCCTTTTGCGGCGTACCGCCCGGCAAGAACCGGTTCGACGATCAGCGCAGCGAGTTCTTCCGCCAGGAGGTCGAAGCGACAGGTCGCCCTTGCCACCTGTTTGATCGCTGGCGCCACTGGGCGAACTGGGAGCGGGGGCAGCAGCAGATTGCCGACTGGCTGCGGGAGCTGCCCAAACCGGTCGGTGTGATGACGTGCCACGACGATCGCGGACAGCAGGTCCTGGATGCGTGCCGACGACTGGGCGCCCGCTCGCCCGACGACGTGGCGGTGATTGGCGTCGACAACGACAGCTTCCTGTGCAACCTGGCGTTGCCGCCGTTGACGAGCATCGATGTCGACGCTGAGCGGAACGGCTTTGAGGCGTCTTCTTTGCTGGATCGAATGATGACGGGCGAGGCGGCGCCAGAGACTCCGCTGTACTTCCCGGCGCGGCGGATCGTCACGCGGCAATCGACCGACACGATCGCGGTCGACGATCCCGATGTGGCGGCCGTCGCCCGGTTCATCCGCGACCACGCCTGCCGCGGCGTCGGTATCACCGAAGCTTTGGCCCAGTCGAGCCTGTCTCGCAGCACGCTTACCCGGCGCTTCAAAGCGCTGCTGCACCGCACGCCCATCGCGCAGCTTACGCATGTTCGCCTGGAACACGCCCGGCAACTGCTGCTGGAAACCCAGTTGCCGATGACGGCGATCGCGGCCCGGTGCGGCTTCAACGAAGCCAAGTACTTCATCGAAGTCTTCCACCGCCAGGTCGGCGTCACCCCCGGCAGCTTCCGGCGGGATCCGCTGGGGCAGGCAGGCGGAGCGGAAGAAAAACGAGATGCACCGCAATGA